A DNA window from Candidatus Protochlamydia naegleriophila contains the following coding sequences:
- a CDS encoding S9 family peptidase — translation MASSSLCTPQILSSVEKKETRTTLIPRQLLFGNPEKANPRLSPDGKHLAYLAPDAQNVLNVWLRDSNGDKDKQITSDKKRGIRSFLWQLDGAHILYIQDKDGDENWHLYQTNIQTGATKDLTPYEGVKADIVDYDVHFPNEMLIQMNLRDPSLFDIYRLNLQTGQVQLDTENLGGVFHWVADHNMHIRLAQSYTENGSMLIRVRENKEAPWKELLTLDPSEVGGAVDGFAPDNQSFYLVSSLGGDTARLLHVNATTGEQRLIIEDGQYDLADVMTHPTKYTLEAVGFDKERYEWLVLDPQLKGDFEFLSQTLKGSFRLTSRDLANQKWVVASLSDVRSTQFYTYNRDQKKLEFLFSTQPVLDSYTLSPMTPISFDARDGMKLYGYLTLPSDRPAKLLPTILLVHGGPWARDSWGLNSTVQWLANRGYAILQINFRGSTGYGKRYLNAGDREWADKMHADLLDGKQWMINHGYADPQKVAIYGGSYGGYATLVGLTFTPDEFCCGVDIVGPSNLITLLQTLPPYWIPLKSQINRRLGSLETDMAQLRERSPLFKASQIKKPLLIAQGANDPRVKQAESDQIVQAMRHNNLPVEYLLFADEGHGFARPENRLKFAAAAEAFLTTYLGGRHEPASSTENWEALKR, via the coding sequence TAGAGAAAAAAGAGACGAGAACGACTTTGATTCCAAGGCAACTGTTATTTGGAAATCCTGAAAAAGCAAATCCGCGCCTCTCCCCTGATGGGAAACACTTGGCTTATTTGGCTCCCGATGCGCAAAATGTTTTGAATGTATGGTTAAGAGATTCAAACGGTGACAAAGACAAGCAAATCACTTCTGACAAAAAAAGAGGCATTCGCAGCTTCTTGTGGCAGTTGGATGGGGCTCATATTCTCTACATCCAAGATAAAGATGGAGATGAAAATTGGCATTTGTATCAAACCAATATCCAAACTGGAGCAACAAAGGACCTCACTCCTTATGAAGGAGTAAAGGCAGATATTGTTGACTATGATGTTCATTTTCCGAATGAAATGCTCATTCAAATGAATTTACGCGATCCAAGCTTGTTTGATATCTACCGTCTCAACCTCCAGACAGGTCAAGTTCAATTAGATACAGAGAATTTAGGGGGCGTTTTCCATTGGGTCGCCGATCACAACATGCACATTCGTTTGGCACAGTCGTATACAGAGAATGGTTCGATGCTGATCCGGGTGAGAGAGAATAAAGAGGCTCCTTGGAAAGAATTGCTGACATTGGATCCGAGTGAAGTCGGAGGGGCTGTTGATGGCTTTGCTCCCGATAATCAGTCATTTTATTTAGTCTCAAGTTTAGGGGGCGACACGGCTCGCTTGCTGCACGTCAATGCTACAACGGGTGAGCAGCGGCTCATTATCGAAGATGGACAATATGATTTGGCGGATGTGATGACTCATCCAACCAAGTATACGTTAGAAGCGGTCGGATTCGACAAGGAGCGCTATGAGTGGTTGGTATTGGATCCGCAGTTGAAGGGGGACTTTGAGTTTTTATCGCAAACCTTGAAAGGATCTTTTAGATTAACGAGCCGCGATTTAGCCAATCAAAAATGGGTCGTCGCGTCTTTATCAGATGTGCGCTCTACTCAGTTCTATACTTACAACCGCGATCAAAAAAAATTAGAGTTTTTATTCAGCACGCAGCCGGTTCTTGATAGCTATACGCTTAGCCCGATGACACCTATTTCTTTTGATGCGCGAGATGGGATGAAATTATATGGTTACTTAACACTGCCATCAGACCGCCCAGCGAAGCTTTTACCAACCATTTTGCTCGTGCATGGTGGACCTTGGGCAAGGGATTCGTGGGGACTCAATTCAACAGTACAATGGTTGGCGAATCGCGGTTATGCTATTTTGCAAATTAACTTTAGAGGTTCCACCGGTTATGGAAAGCGCTATCTAAACGCTGGTGATCGTGAATGGGCCGATAAAATGCACGCAGATTTGCTCGACGGCAAGCAATGGATGATTAATCATGGTTATGCCGATCCTCAAAAAGTCGCCATTTATGGGGGAAGTTATGGCGGTTACGCTACTTTGGTGGGCCTTACCTTTACTCCTGATGAGTTTTGCTGCGGTGTCGACATCGTGGGTCCCTCTAACTTAATCACCCTTTTGCAAACCTTGCCTCCTTACTGGATTCCTTTGAAGTCTCAGATCAATCGTAGGCTGGGGAGCTTGGAAACAGATATGGCTCAATTAAGGGAGCGCTCTCCTCTTTTTAAAGCCAGCCAAATTAAAAAACCCCTGCTGATTGCACAGGGAGCCAACGATCCGCGCGTGAAACAAGCAGAAAGCGATCAGATTGTACAAGCTATGCGGCACAATAACCTCCCAGTCGAGTACTTACTCTTTGCCGATGAAGGGCATGGTTTTGCAAGGCCTGAAAATCGCTTAAAATTTGCTGCTGCGGCTGAGGCTTTTTTAACCACTTATTTGGGTGGACGCCACGAGCCAGCTTCGAGCACAGAAAATTGGGAGGCTCTTAAGCGTTAA
- a CDS encoding sulfite reductase: MMTVAYNKQNPFLASIKERYVLSKPGSKKNTQHLVLNLRGSGLTYEVGDSIGVFPRHATDLINKTLQAAKATGQEHIQLKQTGELISFVGFLSTKGNITDVSQKLLKEVLARQTNADKKHELEQLLEEGNREALKAYLACHEVWDFLLAHVEVNFTPQELADLLMPLLPRFYSISSSQRYVGEEVHLTIAPLEYESNGHKRRGVCTHYLCELVELGDPTVPVFIQPSHGFKLPDDLQAPMLMIGPGTGIAPFRAFLQERLLHRRAKGRHWLFFGEWNRAYDFFYEEDWRTFEQYGHLRLDAAFSRDQAEKVYVQHKIFEHGEEFFRWLEEGAYLYVCGDAQRMAKDVEAAIQAVIQEYGKIDAQAARDYIKCLRQQKRYLRDVY; this comes from the coding sequence ATGATGACAGTTGCATACAATAAGCAAAATCCCTTTTTGGCTTCGATTAAAGAGCGTTATGTGTTGTCCAAGCCAGGATCTAAAAAAAATACCCAACACCTGGTCTTGAATCTCAGAGGCTCCGGACTGACTTATGAGGTAGGGGACAGTATTGGCGTATTTCCGCGTCATGCTACCGATCTTATAAACAAAACACTCCAAGCTGCAAAGGCGACGGGGCAAGAGCATATTCAGTTGAAGCAAACTGGAGAGCTCATCTCTTTTGTTGGCTTTCTTTCGACCAAAGGAAATATCACAGATGTTAGCCAAAAATTATTAAAAGAGGTTTTGGCAAGACAGACGAATGCAGACAAAAAGCATGAATTAGAGCAGCTTTTGGAAGAGGGGAATCGAGAGGCTTTGAAGGCGTATCTTGCCTGCCATGAAGTCTGGGATTTTTTATTGGCACATGTAGAAGTGAATTTCACCCCTCAAGAATTGGCCGACTTACTCATGCCTCTTTTGCCCCGTTTCTATTCCATTTCCTCTTCACAAAGATATGTGGGCGAAGAGGTGCATTTGACGATCGCGCCTTTAGAGTATGAATCTAACGGCCATAAAAGAAGGGGTGTTTGCACTCACTACTTATGTGAGTTGGTTGAATTGGGTGATCCAACCGTTCCCGTTTTTATTCAGCCCTCACACGGCTTCAAGCTTCCAGACGATTTGCAAGCTCCCATGCTGATGATCGGGCCTGGTACTGGAATTGCTCCTTTTCGCGCCTTTTTGCAAGAGCGTCTTTTGCACCGTCGTGCCAAAGGCAGGCATTGGCTGTTTTTTGGAGAGTGGAACCGGGCCTATGATTTCTTTTACGAAGAGGATTGGCGTACATTTGAGCAGTATGGCCATTTGCGCTTGGACGCAGCCTTCTCAAGAGATCAGGCTGAAAAGGTTTATGTTCAGCATAAGATCTTCGAGCATGGAGAAGAGTTCTTTAGATGGCTGGAAGAGGGGGCCTATTTGTACGTTTGCGGAGATGCGCAGCGCATGGCCAAAGATGTTGAGGCTGCGATTCAAGCAGTCATTCAAGAATATGGGAAAATAGACGCGCAGGCGGCTAGAGACTATATTAAATGCTTGCGTCAGCAAAAGCGGTACTTGCGTGATGTCTATTAG